From a region of the Odontesthes bonariensis isolate fOdoBon6 chromosome 4, fOdoBon6.hap1, whole genome shotgun sequence genome:
- the mab21l2 gene encoding protein mab-21-like 2, whose protein sequence is MIATQAKLVYQLNKYYNERCQARKAAIAKTIREVCKVVSDVLKEVEVQEPRFISSLSEIDARYEGMEVISPNEFEVVLYLNQMGVFNFVDDGSLPGCAVLKLSDGRKRSMSLWVEFITASGYLSARKIRSRFQTLVAQAVDKCSYRDVVKMVADTSEVRLRIRERYVVQITPAFKCTGIWPRSAAQWPMPHIPWPGPNRVAEVKAEGFNLLSKECYSLTGKQSSAESDAWVLQFSEAENRLLMAGCRKKCLSILKTLRDRHLELPGQPLYNYHMKTLLLYECEKHPRETDWDESCLGDRLNGILLQLISCLQCRRCPHYFLPNLDLFQGKPHSALEAAAKQTWRLAREILTNAKSLDKL, encoded by the coding sequence ATGATAGCGACGCAGGCAAAGCTGGTTTACCAGCTAAACAAGTACTACAACGAGAGATGCCAAGCGCGCAAAGCGGCCATTGCGAAGACTATAAGGGAGGTTTGTAAAGTGGTGTCGGATGTCCTGAAAGAGGTGGAAGTGCAGGAGCCCCGGTTTATCAGCTCGCTCAGTGAGATAGATGCGCGCTACGAGGGGATGGAGGTCATCTCCCCAAATGAGTTCGAGGTGGTGCTTTACCTCAACCAGATGGGGGTGTTCAACTTTGTGGATGACGGCTCTTTGCCCGGCTGCGCGGTGCTGAAGCTGAGTGATGGCCGCAAAAGGAGCATGTCTCTGTGGGTCGAGTTCATCACCGCCTCGGGCTACCTCTCAGCCAGAAAGATCCGATCGaggtttcagactctggtggcACAGGCCGTGGACAAATGCAGCTACCGTGACGTGGTAAAGATGGTAGCCGACACCAGCGAGGTCAGGCTGCGGATCAGGGAGAGGTATGTGGTGCAGATCACCCCCGCCTTCAAGTGTACTGGGATTTGGCCCAGAAGCGCAGCTCAGTGGCCCATGCCCCACATCCCCTGGCCCGGTCCTAACCGGGTTGCAGAAGTCAAAGCGGAGGGCTTTAACCTTCTCTCCAAAGAGTGCTACTCCTTAACGGGGAAGCAGAGCTCAGCAGAGAGCGACGCCTGGGTCCTGCAGTTCAGCGAGGCCGAGAACAGGCTGCTCATGGCCGGCTGCAGAAAGAAGTGTCTGTCCATCCTGAAGACTCTCAGGGACCGTCACCTGGAGCTGCCGGGACAGCCACTCTACAACTACCACATGAAGACTCTGCTGCTGTACGAGTGCGAGAAACACCCCAGAGAGACGGACTGGGACGAGTCTTGCCTCGGTGACCGACTGAATGGTATCCTGCTGCAGCTCATATCCTGTCTGCAGTGCCGCAGATGTCCTCACTACTTCTTGCCAAACTTGGACTTGTTTCAGGGAAAGCCTCACTCAGCCCTGGAGGCTGCTGCGAAGCAGACTTGGAGACTAGCGAGAGAAATCCTCACCAATGCGAAAAGTTTGGACAAATTATAA